One window of Erwinia aphidicola genomic DNA carries:
- the ccmA gene encoding cytochrome c biogenesis heme-transporting ATPase CcmA, producing MLAARNLTCVRDERALFRNLSFTVAAGEIVQVEGANGAGKTSLLRILAGLSRAEQGEILWQQESIQRQRESYHASLLYLGHQPGVKAVLTPFENLSFWHAERTADELFQALEQVDLTGYEDVPVAALSAGQQRRVALARLWLSQAALWILDEPLTAIDKSGVEKLMALFVQHAEQGGAVILTTHQDLPGAAQRVSRIRLTYAGEP from the coding sequence ATGCTGGCAGCCAGAAATCTGACATGTGTTCGCGACGAAAGGGCGCTGTTTCGCAATCTCAGCTTTACCGTTGCGGCGGGTGAAATTGTGCAGGTTGAAGGGGCGAATGGGGCAGGGAAAACCTCACTGCTGCGAATTCTTGCCGGCCTCAGCCGGGCGGAGCAGGGAGAGATCCTCTGGCAGCAGGAAAGCATCCAGCGCCAGCGCGAAAGCTATCATGCCAGCCTGCTCTACCTCGGCCATCAGCCGGGGGTGAAGGCGGTGCTGACGCCGTTTGAAAATCTCAGTTTCTGGCATGCCGAACGTACGGCGGATGAGCTGTTTCAGGCGCTTGAGCAGGTTGACCTCACCGGTTATGAAGATGTGCCCGTCGCAGCCCTTTCCGCCGGGCAGCAGCGGCGCGTGGCGCTGGCGCGGCTGTGGCTGAGCCAGGCCGCACTGTGGATCCTCGATGAGCCGCTGACGGCAATCGATAAATCCGGCGTGGAGAAACTGATGGCGCTGTTTGTGCAGCACGCAGAGCAGGGCGGGGCAGTGATCCTCACAACCCATCAGGATCTGCCAGGGGCCGCTCAGCGCGTCAGCCGTATTCGTCTCACTTACGCAGGGGAGCCGTGA
- a CDS encoding cytochrome c-type biogenesis protein → MKSILILLASLLFSSLALADNIDTYQFDSVTQEQQYRHLTESLRCPKCQNNSIADSNAMIAGDMRLKVYQLLRAGQTPEQVKAYMVARYGNFVSYQPPLTASTLILWAGPALFVIIGALVIILRSRKRTPHVELDAAEQQRLDALLNNRKQP, encoded by the coding sequence GTGAAATCTATCCTGATCCTGCTGGCGTCACTGCTGTTTAGCAGCCTGGCGCTGGCCGATAATATCGATACTTATCAGTTTGATTCAGTCACCCAGGAGCAGCAGTACCGCCATCTGACCGAATCGCTGCGCTGCCCGAAATGCCAGAACAACAGCATTGCCGACTCAAACGCGATGATCGCCGGGGATATGCGCCTCAAGGTGTATCAGCTGCTGCGCGCAGGGCAGACGCCGGAACAGGTGAAGGCGTATATGGTGGCGCGCTACGGTAATTTTGTCTCTTATCAGCCGCCGCTGACTGCCTCCACCCTGATCCTGTGGGCTGGCCCGGCGCTGTTTGTGATCATTGGCGCGCTGGTGATTATTTTGCGCAGCCGCAAACGCACGCCGCATGTCGAGCTGGATGCCGCCGAGCAGCAGCGGCTGGATGCGTTGTTAAATAACAGGAAGCAACCATGA
- the ccmB gene encoding heme exporter protein CcmB yields the protein MFWRVLKRELRIAFRSGAEIINPLWFFLIVITLFPLGIGPEPQLLARIAPGIVWVAALLSSLLALERLFRDDFLDGSLEQLLLLPAPLPITVLGKVAAHWIVTGLPLLLLSPLVALLLSLDFASWRAVALTLLLGTPTLSFLGAIGVGLTVGLRRGGVLLSLLVLPLAVPVLIFASAAIDAAGMGLPIDGYLAILGALLVGSATLAPFATAAALRVSVH from the coding sequence ATGTTCTGGCGCGTACTCAAGCGTGAACTGCGCATTGCCTTTCGCAGCGGCGCGGAGATTATCAATCCGCTGTGGTTTTTCCTGATTGTGATTACCCTGTTTCCACTCGGCATCGGCCCGGAGCCGCAGCTGCTGGCGCGAATTGCCCCCGGGATTGTCTGGGTTGCGGCGCTGCTCTCCTCGCTACTGGCGCTGGAAAGACTGTTTCGCGATGATTTTCTCGATGGTTCGCTGGAACAGCTGCTGCTGCTGCCCGCACCGCTGCCGATAACGGTTTTGGGCAAGGTGGCGGCGCACTGGATCGTCACCGGCCTACCGCTGCTGCTGCTGTCGCCGCTGGTGGCGCTGCTGCTGTCGCTGGATTTTGCCAGCTGGCGGGCGGTAGCTCTGACCCTGCTGCTGGGGACACCCACCCTGAGCTTCCTCGGTGCCATTGGCGTCGGGCTGACGGTCGGGCTGCGGCGCGGTGGCGTATTGCTGAGTTTACTGGTGCTGCCGCTGGCGGTACCGGTGCTGATTTTTGCCAGTGCGGCGATTGATGCTGCCGGGATGGGCTTGCCGATTGATGGTTACCTGGCCATTCTCGGCGCGCTGCTGGTGGGGAGCGCCACGCTGGCGCCGTTTGCCACCGCAGCAGCTTTACGGGTAAGCGTGCACTAA
- the ccmD gene encoding heme exporter protein CcmD, which yields MTPAFSTWHDFFAMGGYAFYVWLAVICTLVALGGLVVHTVLQRRRLLADIRQRQAREQRIRAAKVKKNAGEAAGEPS from the coding sequence ATGACGCCGGCATTCTCTACCTGGCACGACTTCTTTGCCATGGGCGGCTACGCCTTCTATGTCTGGCTGGCCGTAATCTGTACGCTGGTTGCCCTTGGCGGCCTGGTAGTGCATACCGTTTTACAACGTCGTCGGCTGCTGGCGGATATTCGTCAGCGCCAGGCGCGTGAGCAGCGCATTCGTGCGGCAAAAGTGAAAAAAAACGCCGGTGAAGCGGCAGGAGAGCCATCGTGA
- a CDS encoding heme lyase CcmF/NrfE family subunit yields MIPEIGSFLLCLALALSLLLSIYPLWGAARHDRRLMGLARPLSYGLFACIAAAFIILVHAFVVNDFSVAYVATNSNTLLPVYYRVAATWGAHEGSLLLWVLLLSTWTLAVALFSRAMPLEAIARVLAVMGMINLGFLLFITLTSNPFTRTLPDFPIDGSDLNPMLQDIGLIFHPPLLYMGYVGFSVAFAFAIASLMAGRLDTAWARWSRPWTTAAWVFLTIGIVLGSAWAYYELGWGGWWFWDPVENASFMPWLAGTALIHSLAVTEKRGTFKAWTVLLAIAAFSLSLLGTFLVRSGVLVSVHSFASDPARGMFILAFLIIVIGGSLLLYAIKGSKVRSRVQNEVWSRESFLLGNNVLLIAAMLVVLLGTLLPLVHKQLGLGTISIGEPFFNTLFTWLMAPLALMLGIGPLVRWRRDEPQKLWKRLAIAVVATLLLSILLPWLMQDRIEAMTVVGLMMAVWVIILTLLELHERATHRHSFLRGLRHLSRSHWGMVLGHLGVAVTVIGIAFSQNYSVERDVRMKAGDSVDIHNYHFTFRDVQSLQGPNYSGGVGIIDVTRNGKHEATLHAEKRYYSVARTMMTEAAIDGGFTRDLYAALGEELGGNSWAVRIYYKPFVRWIWFGGVFMAVGGIFCLLDPRYRASKKAQKELA; encoded by the coding sequence ATGATCCCCGAAATCGGCAGCTTCCTGCTGTGCCTGGCGCTGGCGCTCTCCCTGCTGCTCAGCATCTACCCGCTGTGGGGCGCGGCGCGCCACGATCGTCGGCTGATGGGGCTGGCCCGCCCGCTCTCCTACGGGCTGTTTGCCTGTATCGCGGCGGCGTTTATTATCCTCGTTCACGCCTTTGTGGTGAATGATTTCAGCGTGGCGTATGTGGCCACCAACTCCAATACGCTGCTGCCGGTTTACTACCGGGTGGCTGCCACCTGGGGCGCGCATGAGGGCTCGCTGCTGCTATGGGTGCTGCTGCTGAGCACCTGGACGCTGGCGGTGGCGCTGTTCAGCCGCGCGATGCCGCTGGAGGCGATTGCCCGCGTGCTGGCGGTGATGGGGATGATCAACCTCGGCTTCCTGCTGTTTATCACGCTAACCTCGAATCCGTTTACCCGCACGCTGCCGGACTTCCCTATCGACGGCAGCGACCTGAACCCGATGCTGCAGGATATTGGGCTGATCTTCCACCCGCCGCTGCTGTATATGGGCTATGTCGGCTTCTCGGTGGCGTTCGCTTTTGCGATTGCCTCGCTGATGGCCGGACGGCTGGATACCGCCTGGGCGCGCTGGTCGCGTCCGTGGACCACGGCGGCCTGGGTGTTCCTCACCATCGGCATCGTGCTCGGTTCCGCCTGGGCTTATTACGAGCTTGGCTGGGGCGGCTGGTGGTTCTGGGATCCGGTCGAGAATGCCTCGTTTATGCCGTGGCTGGCCGGAACGGCGCTGATCCACTCGCTGGCGGTTACCGAGAAGCGCGGCACCTTTAAGGCCTGGACCGTGCTGCTGGCGATCGCTGCCTTCTCCCTCAGCCTGCTGGGCACTTTCCTGGTGCGCTCCGGGGTGCTGGTGTCGGTGCACTCGTTTGCCTCCGATCCGGCGCGCGGCATGTTTATCCTCGCCTTCCTGATTATTGTTATCGGCGGTTCGCTGCTGCTGTACGCCATCAAGGGCAGCAAGGTGCGCAGCCGGGTGCAGAACGAGGTGTGGTCGCGGGAATCCTTCCTGCTCGGCAACAACGTGCTGCTGATTGCCGCGATGCTGGTGGTGCTGCTCGGTACGCTACTGCCGCTGGTGCATAAACAGCTAGGGCTGGGCACCATCTCCATCGGCGAGCCGTTCTTTAATACGCTGTTTACCTGGCTGATGGCTCCGCTGGCGCTGATGCTCGGCATCGGTCCGCTGGTGCGCTGGCGTCGCGATGAGCCGCAGAAGCTGTGGAAGCGCCTGGCGATTGCCGTGGTTGCTACCCTGCTGCTGTCGATACTGCTGCCGTGGCTGATGCAGGACCGCATTGAAGCGATGACGGTAGTGGGGCTGATGATGGCGGTCTGGGTGATTATCCTGACGCTGCTGGAGCTGCACGAGCGCGCGACTCACCGCCACAGCTTTCTGCGCGGGCTGCGCCATCTGTCGCGCAGCCACTGGGGCATGGTGCTGGGCCACCTCGGGGTGGCGGTAACGGTGATCGGCATCGCCTTCAGCCAGAACTACAGCGTGGAGCGCGACGTGCGTATGAAGGCGGGTGACAGCGTGGATATCCACAACTATCACTTCACCTTCCGCGACGTGCAAAGCCTGCAGGGACCGAACTACTCCGGCGGCGTGGGCATTATCGACGTGACGCGCAACGGCAAACATGAGGCCACGCTGCACGCGGAAAAACGTTACTACAGCGTGGCGCGTACCATGATGACCGAAGCGGCGATCGACGGCGGCTTTACGCGCGATCTCTATGCGGCGCTGGGCGAAGAGCTGGGCGGTAATTCGTGGGCGGTACGCATCTATTACAAACCTTTTGTGCGCTGGATCTGGTTTGGCGGCGTGTTTATGGCGGTGGGCGGCATTTTCTGCCTGCTCGACCCGCGCTATCGCGCCAGTAAGAAAGCGCAGAAGGAGCTGGCATGA
- the ccmE gene encoding cytochrome c maturation protein CcmE has translation MNPRRKNRLMLVMVVLVGLGLATALVMYALRSNIDLFYTPGEVVYGKGETHVKPEPGQRLRIGGMVMPGSVKRDPDTLKVAFQLYDNSAVINVSYEGILPDLFREGQGVVAQGVLQDGTHIIAKEVLAKHDEKYTPPEISDAMKKNHTHPAANDNNGGQS, from the coding sequence GTGAATCCCCGTCGTAAAAATCGCCTGATGCTGGTGATGGTGGTGCTCGTCGGGCTGGGGCTGGCAACGGCTTTAGTGATGTACGCACTGCGTTCTAATATCGATCTGTTCTACACTCCTGGTGAAGTGGTGTATGGCAAAGGTGAAACCCACGTTAAGCCGGAGCCGGGGCAGCGGCTGCGTATTGGCGGCATGGTGATGCCGGGCAGCGTTAAGCGCGACCCGGATACCCTGAAAGTCGCCTTCCAGCTGTATGACAACAGCGCGGTGATTAACGTCAGCTACGAAGGTATTCTGCCGGACCTGTTCCGCGAAGGGCAGGGCGTAGTGGCGCAGGGCGTACTGCAGGACGGTACGCACATTATCGCCAAAGAAGTGTTGGCCAAGCACGATGAAAAATACACGCCACCGGAAATCAGTGACGCGATGAAGAAGAATCACACCCATCCTGCCGCTAACGACAATAACGGAGGCCAGTCATGA
- a CDS encoding tetratricopeptide repeat protein: MTSLSICPIGTCRIHQPLRICTQHYPIALEHGRNYGYIHTSTEALQQLHFMKGEKKFSDDIKPLIFRPGTSASFVLTPHHQADIYMVEISSNKLHYIDDQPIQCNYTYRYFSDFFANSERAKLFWSMAGDDQINARRKVLEEMPVFQRLSSDDRELLARIQRRNLADDEIARDMEEITQIIGRDKLVFVTHVNACTADSAVINRRSALIKLVREKGKHLDVACYDPTPLMRRLGQINAIANDGLDLAHYTDLFNERLGEDWYKIFVLPRLDASTFHDVPSPEESQLAEIEALWNAGKHLSASRQLHEALRNQFASRRHRILLGRMQYELGDFENAIRHLQSAKEQGDTNDEKNDLMLMRAYFRIGQYREARLCAQALLSDETVTLEIMHVCAVSATHLGEHTAALGEWKQLFRLSDDKAEAAQAVLSLLEAMADKDAVLDWVEKVLEVLPTHGPCFVVLWNQRLAEADRAGLLELASRPVVLSEQEAFNLTCRTAEQGFALPAALLVVAHALPESHDPGVTTWIKNQAGKWLQEGMSQLDEGELLKAADNIQARACLPAINNTLRRARRSLEQKMRVDIRRAFQQKRYEEVMEISLIASQTLTSFPELNSFTGRAAYAQGDITTALLYLRRAASEEDATVVAKVLLARTAARSGEHIEEAIDTYQELLGSHPTEAWVSDEAKRHIPRLESRLTRVAREMLTQGEYDKAWELLKRAENVDANNPAVSREKKRVISALYSRLKSLAPDNVSERLMIGETILRFAPEDTVGLKAAATAAMRTHRFTEALHYWSLLRTHSEKPELIDANINKCHLWIDRARRKKQSDIFMPTLSVLPAIDSPCSRSEWVMDQPL; encoded by the coding sequence ATGACTTCCCTGAGTATTTGTCCGATAGGAACCTGCCGTATCCATCAGCCTTTGCGTATCTGCACTCAGCACTATCCAATAGCGTTAGAGCATGGGCGCAACTATGGTTATATCCATACCAGCACCGAAGCACTGCAGCAGTTACATTTTATGAAAGGAGAAAAAAAATTTTCCGACGATATAAAACCACTTATTTTCCGGCCAGGTACATCTGCCAGTTTTGTCTTAACCCCTCACCATCAAGCAGATATCTATATGGTGGAGATTTCATCAAACAAGCTGCATTACATCGATGATCAACCGATCCAGTGTAATTATACCTATCGCTATTTCAGTGATTTCTTTGCCAACAGTGAGCGCGCAAAGTTGTTCTGGTCAATGGCGGGAGATGATCAGATCAACGCCCGACGTAAAGTCCTTGAGGAAATGCCGGTGTTTCAGCGCCTGTCGTCGGACGATCGTGAACTTCTTGCCCGCATCCAAAGGCGAAATCTTGCTGACGATGAGATTGCACGCGATATGGAAGAAATCACACAAATCATCGGCCGCGATAAGCTGGTGTTTGTCACACATGTTAACGCTTGTACCGCAGACAGTGCTGTCATTAATCGGCGAAGCGCACTGATCAAGTTGGTGCGTGAGAAGGGTAAGCACCTGGACGTCGCCTGCTATGACCCAACACCGTTAATGCGCCGGCTCGGGCAGATCAACGCCATTGCCAATGACGGGCTGGATTTAGCGCACTATACCGATCTGTTTAATGAGCGGCTGGGTGAAGACTGGTACAAAATTTTTGTCTTGCCGCGACTCGATGCCTCGACTTTTCATGATGTGCCCTCACCCGAAGAGAGCCAGCTTGCCGAAATCGAGGCTCTATGGAACGCCGGAAAGCACCTTAGTGCCTCACGACAATTACATGAGGCTTTGCGTAATCAATTCGCCTCACGTCGTCACCGTATTCTGCTCGGGCGCATGCAGTATGAACTGGGCGACTTTGAGAATGCCATCCGTCATCTGCAGTCGGCCAAAGAGCAGGGCGACACCAATGATGAAAAAAACGATCTGATGCTAATGCGGGCCTATTTCAGAATAGGTCAATATCGCGAGGCCCGTTTGTGCGCGCAAGCGTTGCTGTCAGATGAAACCGTCACGCTGGAAATTATGCATGTCTGTGCAGTTTCGGCAACGCATCTTGGCGAGCATACTGCTGCGCTCGGTGAGTGGAAGCAGCTGTTTCGCCTGAGCGATGACAAAGCCGAAGCTGCTCAGGCAGTGTTGAGCCTGCTGGAAGCGATGGCAGATAAAGATGCTGTGCTTGACTGGGTAGAAAAAGTGCTTGAGGTACTGCCAACGCATGGTCCCTGTTTTGTTGTGTTGTGGAACCAACGGCTGGCAGAGGCAGATCGGGCGGGCCTGCTCGAACTTGCATCCCGACCCGTCGTTTTGAGCGAACAGGAGGCCTTCAATCTGACATGCCGCACTGCTGAACAGGGTTTTGCCCTGCCGGCAGCGTTACTCGTCGTAGCGCATGCACTACCTGAGAGCCATGACCCTGGGGTAACGACATGGATCAAAAATCAAGCTGGCAAATGGTTGCAGGAGGGTATGAGCCAGCTTGATGAAGGGGAGCTGCTAAAAGCTGCGGATAATATTCAGGCACGAGCCTGTCTACCTGCAATCAACAATACGCTCAGACGTGCACGGCGTTCACTGGAACAGAAGATGCGCGTTGATATACGCCGTGCCTTCCAGCAAAAACGTTATGAAGAGGTCATGGAGATCTCACTTATCGCTAGCCAGACTCTGACAAGTTTTCCCGAACTTAATAGTTTCACGGGCCGGGCGGCGTATGCGCAGGGAGACATCACAACAGCGTTGCTGTACTTGAGACGGGCCGCCAGCGAAGAAGACGCGACCGTCGTGGCGAAGGTTTTATTGGCGCGTACTGCCGCACGCAGCGGAGAACATATCGAAGAAGCCATTGACACCTACCAGGAATTGCTAGGAAGTCATCCGACGGAGGCATGGGTCAGCGATGAAGCAAAGCGGCACATTCCCCGGTTGGAGAGTCGCCTGACGCGCGTGGCGCGTGAGATGTTGACGCAAGGCGAATATGACAAAGCATGGGAGCTACTCAAACGCGCTGAAAATGTTGATGCGAATAACCCGGCGGTCTCACGGGAGAAAAAACGCGTAATTTCGGCACTCTATTCCAGACTTAAGTCCCTGGCTCCTGACAATGTCTCTGAGCGACTGATGATTGGCGAAACGATCCTGCGTTTTGCCCCCGAAGATACGGTAGGACTTAAAGCCGCAGCGACGGCGGCAATGCGAACCCACCGATTTACCGAAGCCCTGCACTACTGGTCTTTATTACGGACGCACTCTGAAAAACCAGAATTGATCGATGCCAATATCAATAAATGTCATTTATGGATTGACCGGGCGCGGCGCAAAAAACAGTCTGACATTTTTATGCCAACTCTTTCCGTTTTGCCTGCTATCGATAGCCCATGTTCCCGCTCTGAGTGGGTAATGGACCAACCATTATGA
- a CDS encoding nucleotide sugar dehydrogenase, translated as MNVQNIAVCGLGYVGLPVAVALAQHFNVMGFDVDTERISHLRDFNDWTGEVSQEILAHSTLQLTDKIEDIKDFDFFIVAVPTPIDERCAPDFTMLKEASRLIGSVLTQGSTVVFESTVYPGATEEICAPELEKSSGLRCGIHFKIGYSPERINPGDTEHPFEKIIKVVAGQDEDTLERIASVYETVVEAGVFRASSIKVAEAAKVLENTQRDINIALMNEISKICALIKINTSDVLKAAGTKWNFMHFTPGLVGGHCIGVDPYYLTSKAQQYGYHPEVILAGRHINDSMAEHVASRLIQILACSKRLASSTRVGIVGITFKENVPDIRNSKVIDLYRELGRYGVNSLVSDPLADPIQTERAYGMTLVDPSLLIDLDMLILAVPHTQSVKLIYRRLDQMVAKGGVLCDLRSVLEPSRLRSDILHWTL; from the coding sequence ATGAATGTTCAGAATATCGCTGTATGCGGGTTAGGATATGTTGGCCTGCCTGTTGCTGTAGCACTTGCTCAACATTTTAATGTGATGGGTTTTGACGTAGACACCGAGCGGATAAGTCATTTACGGGACTTTAATGATTGGACTGGGGAAGTTAGTCAAGAAATACTCGCTCACTCAACACTTCAACTCACTGATAAGATAGAAGATATTAAAGATTTCGATTTTTTTATCGTCGCAGTACCAACCCCAATAGATGAACGCTGCGCGCCAGATTTTACCATGTTGAAAGAGGCGAGTCGTTTGATAGGCTCGGTGCTGACACAAGGAAGTACGGTTGTTTTTGAGTCGACAGTATATCCGGGTGCCACGGAGGAAATCTGTGCTCCTGAACTGGAAAAAAGTTCGGGGCTTCGTTGTGGTATTCATTTCAAAATTGGCTACAGCCCTGAGAGAATTAATCCAGGTGATACTGAACACCCGTTCGAAAAAATTATAAAGGTGGTAGCAGGCCAGGATGAGGATACGCTGGAGCGAATCGCCAGCGTCTATGAAACCGTGGTCGAAGCTGGCGTTTTTCGCGCTTCATCAATCAAAGTGGCTGAAGCTGCAAAAGTCTTAGAAAATACCCAGCGCGATATTAATATAGCCTTGATGAATGAAATATCTAAGATTTGCGCACTGATAAAAATAAATACTTCTGACGTGCTAAAGGCTGCGGGTACGAAGTGGAACTTCATGCATTTCACACCAGGTTTAGTGGGAGGGCACTGTATTGGCGTAGACCCTTACTATCTGACATCTAAGGCTCAGCAATATGGCTATCATCCCGAAGTCATCCTGGCAGGACGGCATATTAACGACAGCATGGCTGAGCACGTTGCCTCCAGACTGATCCAAATTTTGGCCTGTAGCAAGCGGCTCGCATCGTCAACTCGTGTCGGTATTGTTGGCATCACGTTTAAGGAAAATGTGCCAGATATTCGCAACTCGAAAGTCATCGATCTTTATAGAGAGTTAGGACGTTATGGCGTCAATTCACTGGTAAGCGACCCTCTTGCCGACCCAATTCAGACGGAGCGCGCATACGGGATGACTTTAGTTGACCCTTCGTTACTGATAGACCTCGACATGCTGATACTCGCCGTTCCCCATACCCAGTCGGTGAAACTCATTTATCGAAGGCTCGATCAAATGGTGGCGAAAGGTGGCGTGTTATGCGACCTCCGTTCAGTACTGGAACCGTCCCGGTTACGTTCAGACATTCTTCACTGGACGCTGTAA
- a CDS encoding heme ABC transporter permease, which translates to MWKWIHQLGQPERLYPLCGRFVPWFAIPGIAALLLGWAWGFGFAPSDYQQGNSYRIIYIHVPAAMWSMGIYASMAIAAFVGLVWQWKTADLAAAAMAPVGAVFTFIALVTGSAWGKPMWGTWWIWDARLTSELVLLFLYMGTIALYHAFDDRRMAGRAASILILVGVVNLPIIHYSVQWWNTLHQGSSGVLQQAIDPSMRTPLRWSILGYLLIFVTLTLMRLRNLLLLSERHRPWVAAVAAKGGRKS; encoded by the coding sequence ATGTGGAAATGGATACATCAACTGGGCCAGCCCGAGCGGCTGTACCCGTTATGCGGCCGTTTTGTGCCGTGGTTTGCCATTCCCGGCATCGCGGCGCTGCTGCTCGGCTGGGCATGGGGATTCGGTTTTGCCCCATCAGATTATCAACAGGGTAACAGCTACCGCATCATCTATATCCACGTGCCTGCCGCGATGTGGTCAATGGGCATCTATGCCTCAATGGCGATTGCGGCCTTTGTCGGGCTGGTGTGGCAGTGGAAAACCGCCGATCTTGCCGCCGCCGCAATGGCTCCGGTGGGGGCAGTATTTACCTTTATTGCCCTGGTGACGGGTTCCGCATGGGGTAAGCCGATGTGGGGGACCTGGTGGATCTGGGATGCACGCCTGACCTCGGAGCTGGTGCTGCTGTTCCTTTATATGGGCACTATCGCGCTTTATCACGCCTTTGACGACCGCCGCATGGCGGGCCGCGCGGCCAGCATCCTGATCCTCGTTGGGGTGGTTAACCTGCCCATTATTCACTACTCGGTGCAGTGGTGGAACACGCTGCACCAGGGGTCTAGCGGGGTGTTGCAGCAGGCGATAGACCCGAGTATGCGCACGCCGCTGCGCTGGTCAATCCTCGGTTATCTGCTGATATTCGTTACCCTGACGCTGATGCGCCTGCGCAATCTGCTGCTGCTGAGCGAGCGCCACCGCCCGTGGGTGGCTGCCGTGGCGGCAAAAGGGGGGCGTAAATCATGA
- a CDS encoding DsbE family thiol:disulfide interchange protein: MSKKILYIPLILFLLLAAALLWQLTRNANGDDPTRLESALVGKPVPVFKLESLDQPGKTFDQSVLTDGKPLLLNVWATWCPTCRAEHQYLNTLATKGVRVVGLNYKDDRQKAINWLNTLGNPYALSLYDGDGMLGLDLGVYGAPETFLIDGHGIIRYRHAGDLNERVWNDEVKPLWQKYSQESGS; the protein is encoded by the coding sequence ATGAGCAAGAAAATCCTCTATATCCCGCTGATCCTGTTTCTGCTGCTGGCGGCGGCGCTGCTGTGGCAGCTAACCCGTAACGCCAACGGCGATGATCCGACGCGGCTGGAGTCGGCGCTGGTCGGCAAGCCGGTGCCGGTATTTAAGCTGGAATCACTCGACCAGCCGGGCAAAACCTTTGACCAGTCAGTGCTGACCGACGGTAAACCGCTGCTGCTGAACGTCTGGGCTACCTGGTGCCCAACCTGCCGCGCGGAGCATCAGTACCTCAACACGCTGGCGACCAAAGGCGTGCGCGTGGTGGGCCTGAACTATAAAGACGACCGCCAGAAAGCGATTAACTGGCTCAATACGCTGGGTAACCCGTATGCGTTGAGCCTGTATGACGGCGACGGGATGCTGGGGCTGGATCTGGGCGTGTACGGCGCGCCGGAAACCTTCCTGATCGACGGTCACGGGATTATCCGCTATCGCCACGCGGGCGATCTCAACGAGCGCGTGTGGAATGACGAAGTCAAACCGCTGTGGCAGAAATATAGCCAGGAGAGCGGTTCGTGA
- a CDS encoding formate/nitrite transporter family protein — protein sequence MDNTQKETENQVESEESEQGEEIEVDEEALPSRAAAVHEQIRQEGEKELERDGLALLFSAIAAGLSMGASLMAKGIFQANLHDVPGGFLLENLGYTFGFIIVIMARQQLFTENTVTAVLPIMHKPSGSNLLLLLRLWGLVLVGNLVGTALAALAFTHMPIFDDAVRSAFVSISQKVMENTPGEMFANAVVSGWIIATMVWMFPSAGGAKIWIIILMTWLVALGDLAHIVVGSVEIFYLVFNGEIPWQQFIWPFALPTLAGNIIGGTFIFALISHAQIRNDMSTEAKAKAQAEAKRKQHKEKKDCAD from the coding sequence ATGGATAACACACAAAAAGAGACTGAAAATCAGGTTGAGAGCGAAGAGAGCGAACAGGGCGAAGAGATCGAGGTGGATGAGGAGGCGTTGCCCTCACGCGCTGCTGCGGTCCATGAACAGATCCGCCAGGAAGGTGAGAAGGAGTTAGAGCGTGATGGGCTGGCGCTGCTGTTTTCCGCCATCGCGGCCGGGCTGTCGATGGGCGCATCGCTGATGGCAAAAGGGATCTTTCAGGCCAATCTGCACGACGTGCCCGGTGGTTTTCTGCTGGAAAACCTCGGCTACACCTTCGGCTTTATTATCGTCATTATGGCGCGCCAGCAGCTGTTTACTGAAAACACCGTGACGGCCGTGCTGCCGATAATGCATAAACCTAGCGGCAGTAACCTGCTGCTGCTGCTGCGCCTTTGGGGGCTGGTTCTGGTCGGGAACCTGGTAGGTACCGCGCTGGCGGCGCTGGCCTTTACCCATATGCCCATTTTTGACGATGCGGTGCGCAGCGCCTTTGTCAGCATCAGTCAGAAAGTGATGGAGAATACGCCGGGAGAGATGTTTGCCAATGCGGTGGTATCCGGCTGGATTATCGCCACTATGGTATGGATGTTCCCTTCCGCTGGCGGCGCGAAAATCTGGATTATTATCCTGATGACCTGGCTGGTAGCGCTCGGCGACCTGGCGCATATCGTGGTGGGTTCGGTAGAGATCTTCTATCTGGTGTTCAACGGTGAGATCCCGTGGCAGCAGTTTATCTGGCCCTTTGCCCTGCCGACGCTGGCGGGTAATATCATCGGCGGCACCTTTATCTTTGCCCTGATCAGCCACGCGCAGATCCGCAACGATATGAGCACCGAGGCCAAAGCTAAAGCGCAGGCCGAGGCGAAGCGTAAGCAGCATAAAGAGAAGAAGGATTGCGCGGATTGA